In Granulicella mallensis MP5ACTX8, the sequence CGCCCGATTCCACTTCACAGAAACAGGAGTTTGCTCTAGAGGCAGAGCCGCGTCGCGTAGACTTAAGAGGTTTGGGCTACAGTCGATAGTCCCTCAATCTTTTCCTGGCTTGGTGCGATGAAGGTTTTGCTCCACATTCTGTTTTGGGTGGCTGCCGTAGGTTCAGTCACTTCTTCGATTTACTGCGGCATGGTGCTGGTGGCAGCGGTGCGTTTCGGTTTGAGACGCCGTCGTGAGCAGAGTGCGCCGGCGGATTTTCTGCCACCTTTGAGCGTTCTGAAGCCATTGCACGGCACTGAGCCGGGCATGGAGCGGAACATTGAGACGTTCTTTGAACAGGACTACCCGGACTTCGAGTTGCTGTTCTGCGCCCGGCAGGAGAGCGATGCCGGGTTACAGCTTGCGCGCGAGGTCGGCAAGCGTTATCCCCACATCGATGCCAAGTATGTGACCTGCGGCGAACCCATGCCGAAGTTTCATAATGCCAAGGTCTTTTCGCTGGCCAAGCTCGACTCCGTGGCCAGGAACGACAACTACATCACGAGCGATGCGGATGTGCGTGTGGCGCCGAACTATCTTCAGCGCATGGTGCAGACGCTGAAAGACCCGCATGTGGGCCTGGCCTCGTGTGTATACCTTGGTACGGCGCATGAGCATGCCAGCTTCGCCTCGCAGCTCGACGCCGTCGGTAAGAGTGTCGAGATGACCTCTGGCGTCCTTGTCGCCGACATGATTGAGGGCACGAAGTTTGCACTGGGTGCGACGATGGCAGTGCGGCGCAAGAGCTTCCAGGATGTCGGCGGCTTCAACGAACTCGGGCAGTTCTATGCCGACGACTTTGTGCTGGGCAACCGGTTGTCGGCGCAGGGAACCGGTGTCCTGCTGGCGACGCATGTCATCCGGCTGATGGTGCAGGATTCGCCCTTCTGGTTGAGCTTCCGCAATCAGCTCCGGTGGATGCAGAGCACGCGCCGGTCACGTCCATGGGGCCACTTCGGCAGCGGACTGACCTTTGCCATGCCCTTCGGTCTTCTAGGCCTCTTGTGGGGATTGCTCAGTGGCAATCCAGTGCTTGGATTGCTCTGGCTTGCGAGCTCGGTGATCAACCGCTGGCTGCAGGCGGGAACGATTCTCAACGTCATGGGAGACCCGGAGTGGATGCGTGGCGCTGCGATCTATCCGCTGCGCGACTTTCTGGGATGGACGTTGTGGCTGGGCAGCTATGGTGGCGACAACTTCTACTATCGCGGCAAGATCTACAAGCTGAAGGACGGCGGTCGCGTCGAGTCGCCAGATTAGAAAGGCAGAGTGTAGAGAATAGAGTGTAGAGAAGGACGATTTCTCTACACTCTATTCTCTACACTCTGCCTTTAGCGATTCGTGAGGATTGTCTTGCCGCCGGAGTCGGCGAAGTCGATGACCTTGCCGTGGATGCTGAGTTCCTGCTCGCGCTGCCTGGGGTTGTAGGTCAGCAGGAAGACGCGCTGAGAGCCGCCCCAGAGTTGGCGCAGGCTGGCTTCATCTTCAAAGATATGCGGCGCATCCGGCCAGAAGCTGCCGAACCAGGGTCCATTGACGTGGCCATTGACCAGCAGAACGGGCTGGTCGGTGTAGAAGAGCAGCGTGGATCCGGCGGTAAGTTCGCCGTCGATCAGGATCAGGTCGCCGGGTTTGCGCGCTGTGTTGACCGCGAGGGCGAGATCTTTCGAGCCGAGGATGGGATAGAAGCGCACGAGGCCTTCGTGTGCGGCCAGCAGAACTCCGGCCATGCTGAGAGCGACGATTAAGTTCGCTGCAAAGGTGCGTCCTCTACGGCGCAGCAGATGAGACCCAGGGCCGAGTGCGAGCATGCAGAGAGCGACCGTCCACAACGGGCCGCGGAAGAAGCCCATCGCATTGCTGGTGAGATCGAAGACATGCCCGAGAGAGAGGTTGTAGAGCGCCGGGTTCGTGCTCAACAGGGAGTTCAGATCGACGCCTGTGGCTGGAGTATGTGCGGTTGCGGCGAGGTAAGCGCATACAACGAAGAGCAGAGCGCCGAACGGAGCCAGACCCCAGAAAGAGGCTTGTAGCGCTTGCCGCTGAGTCTGATTGATGGGAGCGGGTACACCGATACTGGCGCTGAGAGGGCGGCGATCGGCAGCGGCGAGCATGCCTCCAACGAGTAGCGCCAGGGCCGGCAGTGCAGGCAGGTGGTAGTACTCCTGGCGGGAAGAGACCGTGAAGAAGCCCAGCACGATGCCAGCCCAGAGGAGCAGAGAAAGTGCGGCCTCATGGCTTCGAGCTGAGGATTGGAGTGCCGTTAGGGTGTCATAGCCCGCGGCGATATCGGAGTCGAAGCGCAGGGGAGCCTCGCGGGGCTGGCGGAGATCTCGAAAGGCATTCTTCAGAGAGCCCAGCAAAAAGGCAGACCAGGGCAGGAGCCACAGCACGAGCAGCAGCCAGAAGATCGGGCGGGGCACGTTCCCGTAGTCGTGGGGAATGCGTTTTCCCATGAAGCGCGCGACGTGCTCGTTGTAGAGATAGAACCAGGCCCATCCGGCGCGGGCGGGGAGGCCGACACCCGCAGGCATCGAGATCGCCGGATTGCGCAGCGCCACGAGGATGTGCCACGGAGCGGCGAGCAGCAGGAACAGGCCGGTCGCCGCGGGGATCTGCAGCTTCAGCAGGAGCTTCAGTTGCCGCGTGAAGAAGAGATAGAACAGGACGAAGCCGATCGGGAAGACGATTCCGATGAGCCCCTTGGTCAGCAGATCGAGCGCCATGACAGCCGCAAAGCCAAGGCTCGGAAGGAGTGCGGAGCGATCTTCTCTCAGCCGGTCGAGCGCGATCAGGAAGAGATGGACCGACAGCGTCATCCAGAGGGCGATGAGAATGTCAGGAATATAGAAGCGCGTGTAGAGGTAAGGGCCGATGGAGGTAGCCATCGCCAGGGCCCCGTAGAGACCGCCACGGTCGGGGGATTCTAGCGGGGAGACGGTGCTGAAGAGGCGGATGCCCAGCGCATAGACCGCAAACAGTAGCGCCAGCACGCCCAAGGCGAGCGGTAGCCGCGCGGCCCAGTCGTGCGGCCCGAAAAGGCGCATCGAACCGGCAGCCATCCAGTACATCAGGGGAGGCTTGTCGAAGAAGCGAATGCCGTCGATGGTGGGGGTGATGAAGTCGTGGCGCTGCAGCATCTCGCGCGCGATCTGGATGTAGACAGAGTCGACGTCATCGAGCAGACCCGGGGTGAAGAGGCCCCCGATCTGCAGCACAAGCCACGCAACCACGATCAGTCCTACGGAGTTGGGGTTCCAGCGTTTGCGTGGAGCGTGCGTTGACGACGTAGGAACTGATGCGTGGGTAAAGGTAGATTCGGTCACAGATGGCAGGTAAACGTGGCTTTCATAGTCGGCGTCTTTGACGCAGGGTGTCAATGAGAGTCTATCGTCTTCGAACCGTCAGGCGTCTCCGAATCCACAGGCTGCGGCCGGTCGAGCGGACGGTCCGTGACCAGCGCCTTGCCAGAGGTTTCGTCCAATACGATCTGCCGCTTCCCGAGGAGGCGGTCGACCTCATCGCGTTTCTCCTCCGGAACGAAGAGCAGCTTGCGCGGCCCTGTGCCCCACTGGGCGAGAAGCTGCTCGTGCGTGAGGAAGATCGGAGGAGCGTCCGGGAAGCTGCTGCCGAAGAGCATGGAGGTGCTGCGGCCATCGACGAGCAATACCTGGCGGTCGAGATAGAAGGGAATCGACGACCCGTAGGCCTGGTCTCCGTAGAGGAGAACTTCGTTCGTCGACGAGAGGTTACCGTTACGCTCCAGGCTTTGGATCCGCGCGGCGAAGTTCTGCGAGGAGAGCATGGGAGAGAACCGCACCAGCGCAATGTGGGCGGCGATGAGGAAGACGGCGGAGGTCAATGCCATGGCGAGTGTGGCCGCGACGTGTTTACGACGAACTCGCAGCATCCAGGCGCTTACCGGACCGATGGCAAAGGCCAGGGCGGCCAGGGCGGCGGGCAGTCGCAGGGCGGCGAACGAGGCCCCGGTGAGGTCGAAGAAGTGCGACATCGAGAGGGTGTAGTCGCCCACCCCGCGATGCGCGAGCAGGTCGCCGATGTCGGGGACGAAGGCCATGTGGCGCGAGGTCCAGAGGCCGAAGCCAAGTGCGATGGCGACAGCGAGGCCGATGACCGCGAAGGCCGCGTGGGCTGAGGTGATGGCGCGTCCCAGAGTGCGGTCGGTCTGTTGTTCAGCGCGGACGAGCGTCGCGGCCAGCAACATGAGCAGAGGCAGGTAGACCGGAAAGGTGTAGTACTCCTGGTTGGTGGAGAGAGAAAAGAAGAGAAGAATCAGGCCGGAGTAAAGCACAAGGAGCAGCGTGGTGCGCTGGGTCTCGGTTGTCGCCGTGAGAAGCCGAGACCTGCGCCTCCAGGCTGTAATGAGCGCGACCGGCGCAAAGAGGCTCCAGGGGAACAGCCAGACGAGGTGCAGCGACCAGTAGAGATAGCCCGGCAGCTTGTTGTAGTCGCGCGGAATGCGGCGGCCGAGGAAGCGCAGGACGTGTTCGTTAATGAAGTAGAACCAGAAGAACCCGTGCCCATTGGATCCACCCGTGTTTCGCAGGCTGGCGAGAACGTGCCAGGGAGAAGCGATCAGAAGGAACAGCAGCAGGCCGCTGAAGGGGCGCAGCTGGCGCCACTGTCTCCATTGGCCGGTAAGCGTGAGGTAGATCATGGCTACGCCGCCGACGAACACGATAGCGATCAGGCCCTTGGTGAGCACCGCAAGAGCTAGTGCAACCCAGAAGGTGTAGGCGTGCCTGCGCAAGCCTGAATCGAGTGCGCGTTGCAGCGAATACAGCCCGAGGCAGAGGAACAGCGACAGCAGGACTTCCGGAATAAAGATGCGGGTGAAGAGAAAGATGCCTGCCGAGGTGAGCGTAAAGATGCCTGTGTAGAGCGCCGTCCGGCTGTCAAAGACACGCCGCGACCAGGCATAACCCAGCAAGGCCAACCCCAGAACGGCAAGGGCGGTCGGCAGATGAACCGCGAAGGTCTCCGCGCCGAACAGTCGCAGGCTGATGGCTACGAGCCAGTAGGGCAGGGGCGGCTTTTCGAGGTAGCGGATGCCGTCGACGTGCAGCGTAACCCAATCGCCGGTGTGGACCATGGCCTGCGCGGCCTGGGCATGGGTGGCGTCGGCGTCGTCCAGAAGAGGCGGCGTCCAGAGCGATGCGGCGAAGATGGCGATCCAAAGCCCCAGCAACAGGCAAAGGTGCGGGAGGGGCCAGCGGGCGTTTTCTTGCGAATGTTTTTTGGGGGTGCCGGGTTGAAGAGAGGCGGCTCCCGGCGAATCTGTCTTTCGTTCGCTGGAGGGATATTCGGGCTGCAAAATGGCGGCGAGTGCCGGGCCTGTAAGTGAGTCGCTCATTGATTTGTTTTTGTTCTGTCGTTTTCTTTCATCTGAGCGCGCCTGAGCCTCTCATCTGTACAAGAATAGATGCTGGAACAAGTCCATCCGACGGTGGGTCTGTGCATGTATCTTGCAAAGAGTCGGACGCTTCAGCATTTCGAAAGGATTCAAGCACCCTATGCCCACGTTTGCGGCCATCGATATCGGATCGAACT encodes:
- a CDS encoding glycosyltransferase — encoded protein: MKVLLHILFWVAAVGSVTSSIYCGMVLVAAVRFGLRRRREQSAPADFLPPLSVLKPLHGTEPGMERNIETFFEQDYPDFELLFCARQESDAGLQLAREVGKRYPHIDAKYVTCGEPMPKFHNAKVFSLAKLDSVARNDNYITSDADVRVAPNYLQRMVQTLKDPHVGLASCVYLGTAHEHASFASQLDAVGKSVEMTSGVLVADMIEGTKFALGATMAVRRKSFQDVGGFNELGQFYADDFVLGNRLSAQGTGVLLATHVIRLMVQDSPFWLSFRNQLRWMQSTRRSRPWGHFGSGLTFAMPFGLLGLLWGLLSGNPVLGLLWLASSVINRWLQAGTILNVMGDPEWMRGAAIYPLRDFLGWTLWLGSYGGDNFYYRGKIYKLKDGGRVESPD
- a CDS encoding ArnT family glycosyltransferase, with amino-acid sequence MTESTFTHASVPTSSTHAPRKRWNPNSVGLIVVAWLVLQIGGLFTPGLLDDVDSVYIQIAREMLQRHDFITPTIDGIRFFDKPPLMYWMAAGSMRLFGPHDWAARLPLALGVLALLFAVYALGIRLFSTVSPLESPDRGGLYGALAMATSIGPYLYTRFYIPDILIALWMTLSVHLFLIALDRLREDRSALLPSLGFAAVMALDLLTKGLIGIVFPIGFVLFYLFFTRQLKLLLKLQIPAATGLFLLLAAPWHILVALRNPAISMPAGVGLPARAGWAWFYLYNEHVARFMGKRIPHDYGNVPRPIFWLLLVLWLLPWSAFLLGSLKNAFRDLRQPREAPLRFDSDIAAGYDTLTALQSSARSHEAALSLLLWAGIVLGFFTVSSRQEYYHLPALPALALLVGGMLAAADRRPLSASIGVPAPINQTQRQALQASFWGLAPFGALLFVVCAYLAATAHTPATGVDLNSLLSTNPALYNLSLGHVFDLTSNAMGFFRGPLWTVALCMLALGPGSHLLRRRGRTFAANLIVALSMAGVLLAAHEGLVRFYPILGSKDLALAVNTARKPGDLILIDGELTAGSTLLFYTDQPVLLVNGHVNGPWFGSFWPDAPHIFEDEASLRQLWGGSQRVFLLTYNPRQREQELSIHGKVIDFADSGGKTILTNR
- a CDS encoding ArnT family glycosyltransferase, which translates into the protein MSDSLTGPALAAILQPEYPSSERKTDSPGAASLQPGTPKKHSQENARWPLPHLCLLLGLWIAIFAASLWTPPLLDDADATHAQAAQAMVHTGDWVTLHVDGIRYLEKPPLPYWLVAISLRLFGAETFAVHLPTALAVLGLALLGYAWSRRVFDSRTALYTGIFTLTSAGIFLFTRIFIPEVLLSLFLCLGLYSLQRALDSGLRRHAYTFWVALALAVLTKGLIAIVFVGGVAMIYLTLTGQWRQWRQLRPFSGLLLFLLIASPWHVLASLRNTGGSNGHGFFWFYFINEHVLRFLGRRIPRDYNKLPGYLYWSLHLVWLFPWSLFAPVALITAWRRRSRLLTATTETQRTTLLLVLYSGLILLFFSLSTNQEYYTFPVYLPLLMLLAATLVRAEQQTDRTLGRAITSAHAAFAVIGLAVAIALGFGLWTSRHMAFVPDIGDLLAHRGVGDYTLSMSHFFDLTGASFAALRLPAALAALAFAIGPVSAWMLRVRRKHVAATLAMALTSAVFLIAAHIALVRFSPMLSSQNFAARIQSLERNGNLSSTNEVLLYGDQAYGSSIPFYLDRQVLLVDGRSTSMLFGSSFPDAPPIFLTHEQLLAQWGTGPRKLLFVPEEKRDEVDRLLGKRQIVLDETSGKALVTDRPLDRPQPVDSETPDGSKTIDSH